A DNA window from Dama dama isolate Ldn47 chromosome 19, ASM3311817v1, whole genome shotgun sequence contains the following coding sequences:
- the ROPN1 gene encoding ropporin-1A — protein MPQTDKQICIPPELPDLLKQFTKAAIRSQPQDLIQWAADYFGAMSRGDIPPVRERSERVALSNWAELTPELLKILHSRVGGRLIVHADELAQMWKVLNLPTDLFNSVMNVGRFTEEIEWLKFLALACSSLGVTIAKTLKIVCEVLSSDHDSGPPRIPFSTFQFLYTYIAEVDGEISASHVSRMLNYIEQEVIGPDGLIKVNDFTQNPRVRLE, from the exons ATGCCTCAGACAGATAAGCAAATATGCATCCCCCCGGAGCTGCCGGACTTGCTGAAGCAATTTACCAAAGCCGCCATTCGGTCCCAGCCGCAGGATCTCATCCAGTGGGCTGCAGA ttattTTGGGGCTATGTCCCGTGGAGACATTCCTCCAGTGAGAGAGCGGTCTGAGCGAGTGGCTTTGTCTAACTGGGCTGAGCTGACACCGGAGCTGTTAAAGATCTTGCATTCCCGG GTTGGTGGCAGACTGATTGTCCATGCAGATGAGCTGGCCCAGATGTGGAAGGTGCTGAATCTCCCAACTGACCTGTTTAACAGTGTGATGAATGTGGGCCGCTTCACGGAGGAAATTGAGTGGCTGAAGTTTCTAGCCCTTGCTTGTAGCTCTCTCGGAGTT ACCATTGCCAAAACTCTCAAGATAGTGTGTGAAGTGTTATCATCGGACCATGACAGCGGCCCTCCCCGGATCCCTTTCAGCACCTTCCAGTTTCTGTACACATATATCGCTGAAGTGGATGGGGAGATCTCAGCATCACACGTCAGTCGAATGCTGAACTACATTGAACAGGAAGT tATTGGTCCTGACGGTTTAATCAAGGTGAATGACTTTACCCAAAACCCCAGGGTTCGGCTGGAATAA